A single window of Rickettsiella endosymbiont of Dermanyssus gallinae DNA harbors:
- a CDS encoding SPFH domain-containing protein: MSPELISIMILAFAILVLVSQSFFTVSQQSVAVIERFGKYARCSYAGLNFKIPFIERSAGEISLRIYPLDVTLDTKTKDNVIVKVQVSVQYRIKEDRVYDAFYKLENAREQITAYILDLVRAEVPTMRLDDVFEKKDSIANAVKNELTGTMQEFGYEIVKALVTNIDPDEKVKSAMNEINEQQRLQVAAQAKGEAEKILKVKQAEAEAESKRLQGEGIANQRKAIIAGLQESVNEFQRAIPGVTAADTMSLALITQYFDTLKEIGAHSKSNTILLPHSPGGLKDIAAQLRDNIITGNLATSSE; encoded by the coding sequence ATGTCGCCTGAACTCATCTCAATTATGATTTTAGCGTTTGCTATTCTCGTGCTAGTGTCCCAGAGTTTTTTTACAGTAAGTCAACAATCCGTAGCGGTTATTGAGCGATTTGGGAAATATGCCCGCTGTTCGTATGCAGGCTTAAATTTCAAAATTCCCTTTATTGAACGTAGTGCGGGTGAAATTTCTCTGCGAATCTACCCGCTCGACGTTACTTTAGATACTAAAACTAAAGACAACGTGATTGTTAAAGTTCAAGTTTCTGTTCAATATCGGATTAAAGAAGACCGCGTTTATGATGCTTTTTACAAATTAGAAAATGCAAGAGAGCAGATTACTGCCTATATTTTAGATTTAGTACGTGCCGAAGTACCGACCATGAGATTGGATGATGTCTTTGAAAAGAAAGACAGTATCGCTAATGCCGTTAAAAATGAGTTAACTGGCACCATGCAAGAATTCGGTTACGAGATTGTAAAGGCGCTTGTTACTAACATTGATCCTGATGAGAAGGTCAAGAGCGCGATGAATGAAATTAATGAGCAACAGCGCCTACAGGTAGCCGCACAAGCAAAGGGTGAAGCTGAAAAAATCCTGAAAGTAAAACAAGCTGAAGCCGAAGCCGAAAGCAAGCGCTTGCAAGGTGAGGGTATTGCCAATCAACGAAAAGCTATCATTGCGGGATTACAAGAGTCCGTCAATGAATTTCAACGGGCAATTCCAGGCGTAACCGCCGCCGATACAATGAGTTTGGCGTTGATTACTCAATATTTTGATACACTTAAAGAAATTGGTGCGCATAGCAAAAGTAATACTATCTTGTTACCGCATTCTCCTGGTGGTCTAAAAGATATCGCCGCACAACTTCGAGATAATATTATTACTGGAAATTTAGCGACGAGTTCTGAATAG